The following proteins come from a genomic window of Dreissena polymorpha isolate Duluth1 chromosome 1, UMN_Dpol_1.0, whole genome shotgun sequence:
- the LOC127864657 gene encoding uncharacterized protein LOC127864657 isoform X2, with protein MSFAGKPFVYSVSGEEHVWCSSDVRVLIAGDSNVHRLKSACPPNARIDFLPVSGAKYVSDRKGFRKLLHQELMSGCYDILYLHLGSNDVCCKDSDFYRCVTEILDVVFSVCTEIHVVLCEILPRDFDVRMFPRWPLSGAQLRNYCQWIRSANSMLWELSHHVPSVRYMDYGATKQKSLYLTHDGLHLSAEGARRCLASIQDDLPNQLCVEAAVQDPTEWPALSATEVPVQEHDSTIALFSDIVQTVVTARAKRSATRNTKRYGKKLAKKCHTRSCCSGFVYLDITEDVAVFLPAYKLNGLCLKRKKMEVKTGKVKREKPTMTKKKNKQVPCYNCPNCRVCCSSEDAMLDHFIRKHSSWKVDRPDTLYNQEDEINVPSNIHCHRDTEETPQQDDNAANEDQVNVPSHFFFQRDTDETPQQDVDTSQLLLILSNDVELNPGPTFSCKWTSCFKKFINYGELSAHIVCHIEGTNRCQWEDCHECFSAVRRFELHLLRHLYDNSEIFKTIDEWKNTLPDGKINEQRTDLHMCPLHLRSKLMLLLFDEDFSIPTGYYTIEEHYKYLELLSIRLPSDYEKIKNNFLLKRKYLGENWENDEGKCPTVQFNTAADYSPTPKDIYTVASYNENNVFVSTSRPELCNTYFSGTTLNKGMRKRRKSNENVQFNVDNKLWSDILIENLTNCSNALKLQNLVLKTLAEKGFVTSKKQSFFKLEQEACRLSAHNNCTTGTFVCSVFKNKIEDNEFYYVRYVESGVYSGFMEQKYLYFLKEHFNVADDNVLLHQVITLEDINQMKIDENKHNIKRNRPDKIFSHCVDKILPSYVNELNDNENCDSVQLLSYVVLFSPFKSKASVDKPEKMFFKMKPQDLHESLLKLVYDFKINQLVTKSRCSKDIITVPAVVNGTLLHQSFVLNCLSGNIKAKPDLFVKSARYESNFVESGNISLGTSLRNKTIQLFLKKDYVNLFSFYKKYFPELNECNETTVETSEPVLKKRKTIKHLKPINICRSELEKRVGISNKDTETDISEHFGNLSIFKNYCCSLLDHGTLVIQMHDDSGNLVCCLNDYCEMDGSFKANDFIFTTRFCQETGDYLDCTCKIYKTLLNVKEFNIRNEEFLVLDSSGDNCVTCMHCKFVKLHVLPCLAPDHVQCPESLSRIQHFVQKALCFNNQEIVEISRKPEIRKYSVLIEGDEYPAFVHFSMNKRLGKCTVSCTAGRCRSQKSYKRNISTLLNSKVCRHLNLFKSYTHMWEDLIHTTNDNNDDEEQQLFDDNIDNEMPVSVTLSTAAYNNFNEESGLWNFKCRSKHSPRLKDNNELRKNIIKRDQWNDSNLVRCSDGCLKGPVLFPDIPDNTCPCGSGWLKREDDDNYSENGLTIHERQRTLTIYTNFAPVKCDIHIRECYNSISKPCRILWDEGDLDCIHVLSRDTAAGDEIGWEFVSMVMNSSCTFSSYCQFKNEMYKTRHNKARFMDQTVFLNFWFSWASNMKIDFRIPCGVCGYGPKRLCCDGTNVGVGFRNSNYEEITETNQALGINNTLHRRMDRCFLKNLNGIDKQEMINLRTTLDYIARKELNEIKENEIIPERDLLDRIELLKQALPSEVLGSFERFYQMSDNERVAYSNVLKMLATTASITSLVPPAYCYKIQLLLNSPNIENDRFNSIVNETRSFAPELRDLICESLISNNEILPDDIRLFLQYLINESMSLQVTEPEPPVPQLGTYNPEKFGRAYYFNESGLKLRSVRKFSIDNDSCVKRNIDHDDATLEFEKCQKLYSKVQTSARGTSTLFLWFCADHGHCYGFHMTGAEGRKDPALSLYSYLETPPQDVFYDFACNLQEYCLNRESGYYKNVRFFHDIFHGYSHKCSNAFTASRLQGFESVNSEICEQFNSFIQCIKRSARQMSQSHFCFYLQFFLNEWNKKKKLSYEKKIRIALAGLV; from the exons ATGTCCTTTGCCGGGAAGccttttgtttattctgtttcAGGTGAAGAACATGTCTGGTGCAGCAGCGATGTTCGTGTTCTTATTGCCGGGGATTCCAATGTCCATCGTTTGAAGTCTGCGTGTCCTCCAAATGCAAGGATTGACTTTCTGCCCGTATCTG GTGCAAAGTATGTGTCTGACCGGAAGGGCTTTAGAAAGCTGCTGCATCAAGAGCTGATGTCAGGTTGTTACGACATACTGTACCTGCATCTTGGCTCTAACGATGTTTGCTGCAAGGATAGCGATTTCTACCG tTGTGTGACAGAGATCCTTGATGTTGTATTCAGTGTGTGCACTGAAATACACGTGGTGCTTTGCGAGATTCTTCCACGCGATTTTGATGTGAGAATGTTTCCCCGATGGCCACTCTCAGGGGCACAGTTGAGGAACTACTGCCAGTGGATAAGGAGCGCAAACAGCATGCTGTGGGAACTGAGTCACCATGTGCCTTCTGTGAGATACATGGACTATGGAGCAACTAAACAG aagtcCCTGTACTTGACCCATGATGGACTACATCTGAGTGCTGAAGGGGCTAGGAGGTGTTTAGCATCCATACAGGACGACCTGCCAAACCAGCTGTGTGTGGAGGCTGCTGTTCAAGATCCTACAGAATGGCCAGCTCTCTCAGCCACGGAAGTACCGGTTCAGGAGCATGACAGCACCATAGCACTCTTTTCGGATATTGTGCAGACT GTTGTCACAGCCAGAGCTAAGAGGTCTGCAACCAGAAATACCAAAAGATATGGAAAGAAG TTGGCAAAGAAATGCCACACAAG GTCATGCTGCAGTGGATTTGTTTACCTTGACATTACTGAAGATGTGGCTGTTTTCCTGCCTGCATACAAGTTGAATGGCTTATGCTTG AAACGCAAGAAGATGGAAGTCAAGACTGGTAAGGTTAAAAGGGAGAAACCTACCATGACGAAAAAGAAGAACAAACAG GTCCCTTGCTACAATTGCCCAAACTGCAGGGTGTGCTGTTCATCGGAAGATGCCATGCTCGACCATTTTATAAGGAAGCATTCATCGTGGAAAGTTGATAGGCCTGACACACTTTACAATCAG GAAGATGAAATCAACGTGCCATCCAACATCCATTGCCACCGAGACACTGAAGAGACGCCCCAACAAGATGACAATGCCGCAAATGAAGATCAAGTCAATGTGCCATCCCACTTCTTTTTCCAACGAGACACTGACGAGACGCCCCAACAAGATGTAGACACTTCACAGCTTCTTCTTATTCTTTCAAATGACGTTGAACTTAACCCTGGACCG ACTTTCAGTTGCAAGTGGACATCATGCTTCaagaaatttattaattatggtGAACTTAGTGCCCATATAGTATGTCACATAGAGGGAACAAATAGATGCCAATGGGAAGACTGCCATGAATGTTTTTCAGCTGTAAGAAGATTTGAGCTGCATCTTTTGAGACATTTGTATGAT AACAGCGAGATATTCAAAACAATCGATGAATGGAAAAACACGCTACCTGATGGGAAGATCAATGAACAGAGAACAGATCTGCATATGTGTCCACTTCATCTG AGGTCCAAACTGATGCTGCTCTTATTTGATGAAGATTTCTCCATTCCAACGGGTTATTACACAATAGAGGAACACTACAAATACCTGGAATTGCTAAGTATACGTCTTCCTTCTGattatgaaaaaattaaaaataacttcttacttaaaagaaaatatttaggtGAAAACTGGGAAAATGATGAGGGAAAGTGTCCAACTGTACAGTTTAATACTGCTGCTGACTATAGTCCTACTCCTAAAGATATATATACTGTAGCtagttataatgaaaataatgtgtttgtctCTACATCTAGACCAGAGTTGTGCAATACATACTTCTCAGGAACAACTTTAAACAAAGGAATGCGGAAAAGAAGAAAATCAAATGAGAATGTTCAATTTAATGTTGACAATAAATTGTGGTCAGATATATTGattgaaaatttaacaaactgttcaaatgctttaaaattgcaaaatcttGTATTAAAAACTTTAGCAGAAAAGGGTTTTGTTACATCAAAGAagcaatctttttttaaattagaacaaGAAGCTTGTAGATTATCTGCACATAACAACTGTACAACTGGAACCtttgtatgttcagtttttaaaaataaaattgaagacaATGAATTTTATTATGTAAGGTATGTTGAATCTGGAGTTTACAGTGGATTCATGGAACAGAAGTACTTATATTTCCTTAAGGAGCATTTTAATGTTGCAGAtgataatgttttgttgcatCAAGTTATTACATTGGAAGATATAAATCAAATGAAAATCgatgaaaataaacataatataaaaaggAATCGCCCAGATAAAATATTTAGTCATTGTGTTGATAAAATTTTGCCATCATATGTAAATGAACTGAATGACAATGAAAATTGTGATAGTGTTCAACTACTGTCTTACGTAGTACTTTTTTCGCCATTCAAATCAAAAGCATCTGTAGACAAGCCTGAAAAgatgttttttaaaatgaaacCGCAGGATTTGCATGAAAGTTTACTGAAACTAGtttatgactttaaaataaatcaacttgtGACCAAAAGTCGTTGTTCAAAAGATATAATAACAGTACCAGCAGTTGTGAATGGTACTCTCCTACATCAGTCATTTGTTTTGAATTGCTTGTCTGGAAACATCAAAGCAAAGCCagatttatttgttaaatcaGCACGTTATGAATCTAATTTTGTTGAATCAGGCAACATTTCTTTGGGTACATCATTAAGAAACAAAACGATTCAGCTCTTTTTGAAAAAGGATTATGTTAACTTATTTTCCTTTTATAAGAAGTATTTTCCAGAGTTAAATGAATGCAATGAAACCACTGTTGAAACGTCAGaaccagttttgaaaaaaagaaagaccataaagcatttaaagccaATAAATATTTGTAGATCAGAATTAGAGAAAAGAGTTGGCATTTCTAATAAAGACACTGAAACGGATATTTCTGAGCATTTCGGAAACctgtcaatatttaaaaactacTGTTGTTCCCTTCTAGATCATGGCACTTTAGTTATACAAATGCATGATGACAGCGGCAATCTAGTTTGTTGCCTTAATGATTACTGCGAAATGGATGGTTCATTTAaagcaaatgattttattttcactaCTAGGTTTTGTCAAGAAACTGGTGACTATCTTGACtgcacatgtaaaatatacaaaactCTGCTTAATGTGAAGGAATTTAATATTAGGAACGAAGAATTTCTAGTTTTAGACTCTTCAGGAGATAACTGTGTAACTTGCATGCATTGTAAGTTTGTTAAATTGCATGTATTACCTTGTTTAGCACCGGACCATGTACAGTGTCCAGAATCATTGTCAAGAATCCAACACTTTGTTCAAAAGGCTTTGTGTTTTAACAATCAGGAAATAGTTGAAATATCTAGAAAACCAGAAATTAGAAAATATTCTGTTCTTATAGAAGGTGACGAGTATCCAGCTTTTGTTCATTTTAGCATGAACAAAAGGCTTGGTAAATGCACTGTGTCATGCACTGCTGGTAGATGCCGTTCTCAAAAGAGTTATAAGAGAAATATAAGTACTTTACTAAATTCGAAGGTTTGTAGgcacttaaacttatttaaatcatatactcacatgtgggaagatttaattcatacaactaatgataacaatgatgatgaagaacaGCAGTTATTTGATGACAATATTGATAATGAAATGCCTGTTTCGGTTACATTAAGTACTGCTGCATACAATAACTTCAATGAGGAATCTGGACTTTGGAATTTTAAGTGTAGAAGTAAACATTCTCCCAGACTTAAAGACAATAATGAgttaaggaaaaatatcataaaacgtgATCAGTGGAATGATTCTAACCTTGTTCGATGTTCAGATGGCTGCCTAAAAGGACCTGTATTATTTCCAGATATTCCAGACAATACCTGTCCCTGTGGAAGCGGTTGGCTCAAGCGAGAAGATGACGATAATTACAGTGAAAATGGACTGACCATACACGAAAGACAAAGAACATTAACTATTTACACAAATTTTGCACCTGTAAAATGTGACATTCATATACGTGAATGCTATAATTCAATTAGTAAGCCATGCAGAATTCTTTGGGATGAAGGGGACTtagattgtatacatgtattaagtaggGATACAGCAGCAGGAGATGAAATAGGGTGGGAATTTGTATCTATGGTTATGAATTCTAGTTGCACTTTTTCCTCTTACTGCCAGTTTAAAAATGAGATGTATAAAACTCGCCACAATAAGGCTAGGTTTATGGatcaaacagtttttttaaatttttggtTCAGTTGGGCTTCAAACATGAAAATAGATTTCCGTATACCCTGTGGTGTATGTGGTTATGGTCCTAAGAGATTGTGCTGTGATGGTACAAACGTAGGGGTTGGATTTCGGAATTCAAATTATGAGGAAATTACAGAAACAAACCAGGCTTTGGGCATTAATAATACGCTGCATCGTAGAATGGATAGatgttttttgaaaaatttgaatGGAATAGACAAACAAGAAATGATTAACCTTCGAACTACTTTAGATTACATTGCTCGGAAAGAACTGAATGAAATTAAAGAGAATGAAATTATTCCAGAGAGGGATTTATTGGACCGTATCGAGTTGTTAAAACAAGCACTGCCCTCTGAAGTTTTGGGTTCCTTCGAAAGATTTTATCAAATGAGTGATAATGAACGAGTTgcatattcaaatgttttaaaaatgctAGCCACAACAGCGTCCATTACAAGCCTGGTACCCCCTGCATATTGTTACAAAATTCAACTATTATTAAATAGCCCCAATATTGAAAATGATCGATTTAATAGTATTGTTAATGAAACTCGTTCGTTTGCACCTGAACTAAGAGATTTAATTTGCGAGTCTTTAATAAGTAACAATGAAATATTGCCCGATGACATtagattatttttgcaatatctaaTTAATGAATCAATGTCATTGCAAGTTACTGAACCAGAACCACCTGTACCTCAACTGGGCACATACAATCCTGAAAAGTTTGGAAGGGcctattattttaatgaatctgGGTTAAAGTTAAGAAGTGTAAGAAAGTTTTCCATTGACAATGATAgctgtgttaaaagaaatatagACCATGACGATGCGACTTTAGAATTTGAAAAATGTCAAAAGCTTTATTCTAAAGTTCAAACTTCTGCTCGAGGAACATCAACATTATTTCTTTGGTTCTGTGCAGACCATGGACATTGCTATGGTTTTCACATGACTGGGGCAGAAGGAAGAAAAGATCCCGCATTATCACTCTATAGCTATTTAGAAACCCCTCCACAAGACGTGTTTTATGACTTTGCATGTAATTTACAAGAATATTGCCTAAACAGAGAAAGTGGATACTATAAAAATGTAcgtttttttcatgacattttccaTGGCTACTCCCACAAATGTTCTAATGCTTTTACAGCTAGCAGACTTCAAGGCTTTGAATCTGTAAATTCtgaaatatgtgaacaattcAACAGCTTTATACAGTGCATTAAAAGGTCGGCCCGTCAGATGTCACAGTCACACTTTTGCTTTTACCTACAATTCTTTTTAAATGaatggaataagaagaaaaagttatcatatgaaaaaaagaTAAGAATTGCTTTAGCTGGGTTAGTTTAA